The region ACTATCGCTCATTAATGGCAAATAAACCCCTTCCGAAGTATACCTTCCACGCATATCTTGCACAGCATAAGCATAGCCTAACAAGGCAATTACAGAACCCTCAACATTATTTCCATCACCTTTGTTATAGGGCGTACGACTAAAAACCATTGGCAATTGCTGGGGAACAGGATTATTCTGCTCTACCCCATTTACCTTAACCTTATCATATTGAATAATTTGTGACCCTTTGGGTAACAATTGTATTTTCAAAGTGGTATTGACCACAGGAATAGCCACATCGACCATTAAACAATCTCGCAATATCGGCATGTAAATATCCGTGTATAACTTCACACCATCGGGCATAACAAACGGCACCGTGTATGAAGTCGACAATTCGCTAAAATCATCGAGTTGTCCATTGTTCGCAGTTCCTTGCGCAAAAACAGCCGAACTTATGAAAACTGAAGCCAGTACAGGTAATAGTTTTTTCATGTAATTTAAGGTAACAGGGCGTAATATTAAAAAAATATTGGGAAATAATTACTACTTCATCAAGCATTTTTTACCAATTTGTAAATTGGAGCATTTGTTGAAAAAATGAGGGAAAATTCCAATCAATTACCCAAAAACAAAAATCCAATTCGATACTTTTAACCCCATCAACATCGTTCTTTTCTAATTAAACCAATCGCTCACCATGCCAATTAAGCAGAAAGAAAAAAAGATTTTCGTCCTTGATACTTCGGTAATCATTTACGACCACCTGGCAATTTTACAATTTGCCGAACACGATGTAGCCATTCCAATCACAGTGCTTGAAGAGTTAGATAACTTTAAGAAAGGAAATGACACCAAAAATTTTTCTGCCCGGGAATTCATCCGATTTATTGATGCAGCATCTTCAAAAGAAACACTAAACAATTGGATTCCAATTGCAGGAAAAGGTTTAGGGAAATTCAAGGTGATTATGCAGCATAAAAACACCCATTTGGATGCCAACCAGGTATTCGGTGAACGAAAAGCCGACCACCATATTCTCAATGCTGCATTAAGTTTGGTAACCGAACATCCCGAACGCAAGGTAATTTTGGTTACCAAAGATGTTAATTTAAGACTTAAAGCCAAATCACTCAACCTTACTGCCGAAGATTTCGAAAGCGGCAAAGTGAAAAATGTTGATTCTTTGTATTCCGGAAGAGCTACTGTTTCAGGGGTTACTTCGGCAATTATTGATAAAATCTACCAAGAAGGCCATTGCCTGCCAAGCGATATCGGACTGAAAGAGCCAACCAACAATGGCTATTATATCCTTAAAAATGGAAAATCCTCTGCATTGTCATTTTACAATGCAACCAATAACCTTCTCGAACGGGTAGAAAAAATGAGCGCATTTGGAATTAAGCCCTTAAATGCCGAACAAGTTTTTGCCCTACATGCCTTGCTTAACCCTGAAATCAAACTTGTTACCATTCAAGGCGTTGCAGGAACCGGCAAAACGCTTTTGGCTCTTGCAGGCGCATTGGAACAAAAAAAGGAATTCCGTCAAATCTATCTGGCTCGCCCGATAGTCCCCTTAAGTAACAAAGATATAGGATACCTGCCAGGTGACATCAAAAGCAAGCTTAACCCATACATGGAACCACTTTGGGATAACTTAAAATATATTCAAAGCCAGTTCCCTGAAAATGATAAATCTTACAAAAAAGTTCAGGAACTTGTCGAGCAGGAAAAACTACTTATTACACCTTTAGCCTATATCCGAGGTAGAAGCTTAAGCAATATTTTCTTTATTGTCGATGAAGCCCAAAACCTTACTCCTCACGAAGTAAAGACAATCATTACACGAGCCGGAGAAGGAACAAAAATCGTTTTCACAGGGGATATT is a window of Bacteroidia bacterium DNA encoding:
- a CDS encoding PhoH family protein — encoded protein: MPIKQKEKKIFVLDTSVIIYDHLAILQFAEHDVAIPITVLEELDNFKKGNDTKNFSAREFIRFIDAASSKETLNNWIPIAGKGLGKFKVIMQHKNTHLDANQVFGERKADHHILNAALSLVTEHPERKVILVTKDVNLRLKAKSLNLTAEDFESGKVKNVDSLYSGRATVSGVTSAIIDKIYQEGHCLPSDIGLKEPTNNGYYILKNGKSSALSFYNATNNLLERVEKMSAFGIKPLNAEQVFALHALLNPEIKLVTIQGVAGTGKTLLALAGALEQKKEFRQIYLARPIVPLSNKDIGYLPGDIKSKLNPYMEPLWDNLKYIQSQFPENDKSYKKVQELVEQEKLLITPLAYIRGRSLSNIFFIVDEAQNLTPHEVKTIITRAGEGTKIVFTGDIFQIDTPYLDAQSNGLSYLIEKVKNHKLYAHITLEKGERSELANLANELL